Proteins from one Pseudomonadota bacterium genomic window:
- a CDS encoding homocysteine biosynthesis protein, giving the protein MLKTIDEINEKIKSGKVVVVTAEEMIEITKDKGTKKASEYVDVVTTGTFGPMCSSGMFINVGHTKPRIKIGGGKCLLNDVPAYCGIAAVDVYIGATAMPDDDPRNMVYPGAFKYGGGHVIEDFVNGKDIRLFATAYGTDCYPNKKIETYINKDNVNEAYLYNPRNAYQNYNVAVNLTNKVIYTYMGILKPKMHSANYCSAGQLSPLLKDPKYRTIGIGTRIFFGGGIGYVAWSGTQHNPDVLRSPDGLPRAGAGTLATVGDAKQMSGNFLKGASFIGYGATMFIGLGIPIPILDEEMAYFTSRSDEDFWAQVVDYGNDYPNRIPKSICEVNYAQLKSGRIFINGNEVPTFPISSYSKAREISMILKDWIGSGKFLLTNPVAPLPGVESGIKMNTLEERIPEVFTDSLE; this is encoded by the coding sequence ATATTGAAGACAATCGATGAAATCAATGAAAAGATAAAAAGCGGCAAGGTAGTTGTTGTAACTGCTGAAGAGATGATAGAGATTACAAAAGACAAGGGCACAAAAAAAGCATCGGAGTATGTGGATGTAGTAACAACCGGTACATTCGGACCCATGTGCAGCAGCGGCATGTTTATAAATGTAGGGCATACGAAACCGAGGATAAAGATAGGCGGAGGCAAATGCCTCCTCAACGACGTACCTGCATATTGCGGGATTGCAGCAGTAGACGTATATATAGGCGCCACTGCAATGCCGGATGATGATCCGAGGAATATGGTGTATCCCGGTGCATTTAAATATGGCGGCGGTCATGTAATAGAGGACTTTGTGAACGGGAAGGATATACGCCTTTTTGCGACAGCATACGGAACAGACTGCTACCCCAATAAAAAAATTGAGACTTATATAAATAAGGATAATGTAAACGAGGCGTATCTTTATAACCCGAGGAATGCCTATCAGAACTACAATGTTGCCGTAAATCTCACCAACAAGGTGATTTATACATATATGGGGATATTGAAGCCGAAAATGCACAGCGCAAATTACTGCAGTGCCGGTCAACTCTCCCCGCTCTTGAAAGACCCGAAATACAGAACCATCGGCATAGGTACAAGGATATTTTTTGGCGGCGGTATTGGCTATGTGGCATGGAGCGGAACACAGCATAACCCTGATGTGTTGAGGAGCCCCGACGGTCTACCCAGGGCAGGCGCAGGAACGCTTGCTACTGTCGGAGATGCAAAACAGATGAGCGGTAACTTCCTGAAAGGTGCAAGTTTTATCGGTTACGGAGCAACCATGTTTATAGGTCTCGGAATCCCTATTCCGATACTTGACGAAGAAATGGCCTATTTTACGTCCAGAAGTGATGAGGATTTCTGGGCACAGGTTGTTGACTATGGCAACGATTATCCAAACAGGATACCTAAAAGCATTTGTGAAGTAAATTATGCCCAATTGAAATCCGGCAGGATATTCATTAACGGCAACGAAGTGCCAACATTCCCGATCTCAAGCTATTCAAAGGCAAGGGAAATCTCCATGATATTGAAGGATTGGATAGGCTCCGGCAAATTCCTCCTTACAAACCCGGTTGCGCCATTGCCCGGCGTTGAGTCCGGTATAAAAATGAATACACTTGAAGAAAGAATCCCGGAGGTATTTACAGACAGCTTAGAATGA
- a CDS encoding 7-cyano-7-deazaguanine synthase: protein MMNRKAISLLSGGLDSVLATKVIMEQGIEVIALHFTSPFNSRKEKERGLQAVRTISELGIGLILKHKGLEYIDIVRSPKYGYGKNINPCIDCRIFMLQKTKEIMAEEQASFVVTGEVLGQRPMSQRRDTIRIIEKASGLEGLIVRPLSAMHFLPSIPEQEGLLDREKLLGFTGRSRAPQYRLAEKYNLTEFGSPAGGCLLTDPIFTKKLKDLFKYDKAFTMKDLELLSIGRHFRLQTDTKLVVGRNEIENNKLISLWEPPYISFHPVGFRGPSAILKGVFDDKIINTVANIMGYYGKNESTIISIESNNGIVNSHAVERRNLIPEGLLVGASQET from the coding sequence ATGATGAACAGAAAAGCGATTTCCCTATTATCCGGCGGTTTGGACAGTGTACTTGCAACCAAGGTTATCATGGAACAGGGTATAGAAGTCATAGCCCTGCATTTTACATCTCCCTTCAACAGCAGGAAGGAAAAAGAACGGGGCTTGCAGGCTGTCAGGACAATCAGCGAACTTGGGATAGGGTTGATACTCAAGCATAAAGGACTTGAGTATATTGATATTGTCAGGTCGCCGAAATATGGTTATGGCAAAAACATAAACCCCTGTATTGATTGTAGAATATTTATGCTGCAAAAGACAAAGGAGATTATGGCAGAAGAACAGGCAAGTTTTGTTGTGACAGGGGAGGTCCTTGGTCAGAGACCGATGTCGCAAAGAAGGGACACGATACGAATCATCGAAAAGGCCAGCGGACTTGAAGGTCTGATAGTCCGACCCCTCTCGGCCATGCATTTTTTGCCCTCAATACCTGAACAGGAAGGGTTGTTGGACAGAGAAAAATTACTCGGTTTTACCGGCAGGTCAAGGGCGCCGCAATACAGGCTTGCCGAAAAATATAACCTCACAGAGTTCGGATCCCCTGCCGGAGGGTGCCTCCTTACTGATCCGATTTTTACGAAGAAACTCAAGGATCTTTTTAAATATGATAAGGCGTTTACCATGAAGGACCTGGAATTATTAAGTATCGGCAGGCACTTCAGGTTGCAGACCGACACAAAGCTCGTGGTCGGAAGGAACGAAATAGAGAACAATAAACTTATCTCCCTTTGGGAGCCCCCTTATATATCCTTTCACCCTGTAGGATTCAGGGGCCCCAGCGCTATTCTGAAAGGCGTTTTCGACGACAAGATCATCAATACGGTAGCAAATATTATGGGATATTACGGAAAAAATGAATCCACGATTATTTCAATAGAATCAAACAACGGCATAGTAAACAGTCATGCTGTAGAGAGACGCAACCTGATCCCCGAAGGTTTATTGGTAGGAGCATCACAGGAGACATAA
- a CDS encoding MBL fold metallo-hydrolase: MKITDDLYVYPWTSYQENNCNTVFIDGEVPTLIDPGHRHLFNHIIEGMARDGKAIDRVKSILCTHSHPDHIEAISSFDKEILKGISREEYEYLHNGGKELFLATGCHMPQTPFKLFLQEGMVKLGDKTLQIIPTPGHSPGSVCFYWEEKKALISGDTVFYMGVGRTDFQGGDINALANSVEKLSGLKMEYLIPGHGEILNGEEAISRNFKLILEEFFDRH, translated from the coding sequence ATGAAAATAACCGATGACCTGTACGTATATCCCTGGACATCTTATCAGGAAAACAATTGCAATACGGTTTTTATAGATGGTGAGGTGCCCACACTGATCGATCCCGGGCACAGGCATCTTTTTAACCACATTATCGAGGGTATGGCAAGAGACGGGAAGGCAATAGATCGTGTAAAAAGTATATTATGCACCCATAGTCACCCTGACCACATTGAGGCAATCAGCTCATTCGACAAGGAAATATTGAAAGGTATCAGCAGGGAAGAATATGAGTATCTGCACAACGGCGGCAAGGAGTTATTTCTTGCAACAGGCTGCCACATGCCTCAGACACCTTTCAAATTATTTCTTCAGGAAGGCATGGTCAAACTGGGGGACAAAACATTGCAGATCATCCCGACTCCTGGTCATTCACCCGGTTCTGTCTGCTTTTATTGGGAAGAAAAAAAGGCACTCATTTCGGGAGATACGGTCTTCTACATGGGGGTAGGGAGAACAGACTTTCAAGGCGGCGATATCAATGCACTGGCAAACAGCGTTGAAAAACTGTCAGGGCTCAAGATGGAATACTTAATCCCTGGACACGGTGAAATACTAAATGGAGAAGAGGCAATAAGCAGAAATTTCAAGTTAATCCTGGAAGAATTCTTCGACAGGCATTGA
- a CDS encoding 3-oxoacyl-ACP reductase FabG: protein MKLEGKNAVVTGGGRGVGRAISIAFAQEGANVVVNYASNSKAADEVVEIIKGMGRKAVAVKGDVAQKADAETIINTCVENFGTIHILINNAGISKPAMMHKMSVEVWDEVVNIQMRGPWLCAQAASKYFMQQNYGRIVNVTSVAGIVGTIGQINYSAAKGGVVSMTKSMARELAKFNVTANVISLGIVTTEMTHTISTDEKLKEIYTKRILLGRYAEPEDVAPAFVFFASDDSRYVTGQLLCVDGGYGMT, encoded by the coding sequence ATGAAATTAGAAGGAAAAAATGCTGTAGTTACAGGTGGCGGAAGGGGTGTAGGAAGAGCTATCAGTATTGCCTTTGCACAGGAAGGTGCAAATGTTGTGGTAAACTACGCCTCCAACAGTAAAGCAGCCGATGAGGTGGTTGAAATAATTAAGGGTATGGGAAGGAAAGCGGTTGCTGTAAAGGGCGATGTCGCCCAGAAAGCAGATGCAGAAACAATAATTAATACCTGTGTAGAGAACTTCGGCACAATACATATTCTTATAAACAATGCAGGTATCTCAAAACCGGCCATGATGCACAAGATGTCGGTAGAAGTATGGGATGAGGTTGTCAATATCCAGATGAGAGGCCCCTGGCTCTGTGCTCAGGCAGCATCGAAATATTTTATGCAGCAGAATTATGGCAGGATAGTCAATGTTACTTCTGTTGCCGGTATAGTAGGCACCATAGGACAGATAAATTACAGCGCCGCCAAGGGCGGGGTAGTTTCTATGACAAAATCAATGGCAAGGGAACTCGCAAAGTTTAATGTTACGGCGAATGTTATTTCCCTCGGCATTGTCACCACAGAGATGACCCATACAATCTCAACAGACGAAAAGCTCAAAGAAATTTATACAAAAAGAATTCTTCTCGGCAGATATGCCGAGCCGGAAGATGTTGCTCCAGCCTTTGTATTTTTTGCTTCAGACGATTCACGCTACGTCACAGGGCAGCTCCTTTGTGTAGACGGTGGTTATGGAATGACGTAA
- the had gene encoding 6-hydroxycyclohex-1-ene-1-carbonyl-CoA dehydrogenase, which produces MADVPKTIKQWQMVQPTVFNRETKETTPGKLAVAEIPVPELKAGEVLVEVAGCGVCHTDLGYFYDGVPTVSKPPLALGHEIAGTVVAGDAAWIGKEVIIPAVMPCRQCILCKTGRGNRCLAQKMPGNSIGVYGGFSSHIPVPTIDLCLVTDKKGYALEQLAVVADAVTTPYQAAKRADLQPGDNVIIIGATGGVGVYMAQTAKALGAKTVIGIARNPEKLKRALDYGCDFVISTLDKDNKTLVGEWKTICKSNGLANTGWKIFEVTGAKAGQELALDLLSFVGKLILLGFGMAKSEYMFSKLMAFDAEIIGTWGCLPEYYPIVLDMVLSKKIVIDPFVEVRPMSTIAATFDEIHKAGSPAKRVVLTPDF; this is translated from the coding sequence ATGGCTGATGTACCAAAGACAATAAAACAGTGGCAGATGGTTCAACCAACAGTATTTAACAGAGAAACAAAGGAAACTACACCCGGTAAGCTGGCTGTGGCTGAAATACCGGTACCGGAACTCAAGGCAGGGGAAGTACTGGTAGAGGTTGCAGGCTGTGGTGTTTGCCACACAGACCTCGGGTATTTTTATGATGGCGTCCCTACCGTCAGTAAGCCGCCGCTGGCCCTTGGCCACGAGATCGCAGGAACAGTTGTTGCCGGCGACGCCGCATGGATAGGAAAAGAAGTTATCATACCGGCCGTTATGCCGTGCAGACAGTGCATACTCTGCAAAACAGGAAGAGGCAACAGGTGCCTTGCCCAGAAGATGCCCGGCAACAGCATCGGAGTATACGGCGGATTCTCAAGCCACATACCCGTACCTACAATTGACCTTTGTCTGGTCACTGACAAAAAAGGATACGCCCTTGAACAGCTTGCAGTTGTTGCAGATGCCGTAACTACCCCGTATCAGGCTGCAAAAAGAGCAGACCTTCAGCCTGGCGACAATGTAATTATCATCGGCGCAACAGGCGGCGTAGGCGTGTACATGGCTCAGACAGCAAAAGCCCTGGGCGCAAAGACCGTTATCGGTATTGCCAGGAACCCCGAGAAACTGAAAAGGGCTCTTGATTACGGCTGCGATTTTGTTATCAGCACATTGGATAAAGACAACAAGACACTTGTCGGCGAATGGAAAACTATTTGCAAATCAAACGGCCTTGCCAACACAGGCTGGAAGATTTTTGAGGTAACAGGCGCAAAGGCAGGACAGGAACTCGCCCTTGATCTGCTCTCTTTTGTCGGAAAATTGATACTTCTCGGTTTCGGTATGGCGAAGAGCGAATATATGTTTTCAAAGCTTATGGCCTTTGACGCAGAAATTATCGGAACATGGGGTTGCTTGCCTGAATATTACCCGATAGTGCTTGATATGGTTCTTTCAAAGAAGATCGTCATTGATCCGTTTGTAGAAGTTAGACCGATGAGCACGATTGCAGCAACATTTGATGAGATTCACAAAGCTGGGTCCCCTGCAAAGAGGGTTGTATTAACACCAGATTTTTAA
- the oah gene encoding 6-oxocyclohex-1-ene-1-carbonyl-CoA hydratase: MGLEWMPREHEMKDHSRHSTQWWGTDAPCTVYEKRPLKDPKGNVIPGLYNAWIRLNNPSQFNSYTTEMVKGVIAGFENASTDREVVAVVFTGTGANAFCTGGNTKEYSEYYSMRPEEYGSYMELFNNMVDSILMCKKPVICRVNGMRVAGGQEIGLACDIAISSELAIFGQAGPRHGSAPVGGSSDFLPWFLSAEDAMWSCVSCEMFSAYKMKAKNLISKAIPVLKDDKGVWVRNPQVITDVYVKDGEIVYGENKTGQEAKDARAWVGEQIKNNAYDFSLLDAEVDRVIWIFANLFPGCLNKSIDGIRQKKKFFWDQIKNDHRYWLATNMMGEAFLGFGAFNTKKITGKDTIDFIKNRQLIAKGELVNEAFMAEVMGKPQAK; this comes from the coding sequence ATGGGTTTAGAATGGATGCCAAGAGAACACGAAATGAAGGATCACAGCAGACATAGTACACAGTGGTGGGGCACAGATGCTCCTTGTACTGTATATGAAAAGAGACCCCTCAAAGATCCGAAGGGCAACGTAATACCTGGTCTTTACAATGCATGGATCAGACTCAATAACCCGTCTCAGTTCAATTCCTACACAACAGAGATGGTAAAGGGCGTCATCGCCGGTTTTGAGAATGCTTCCACTGACCGCGAAGTAGTTGCCGTAGTTTTTACCGGCACAGGCGCAAACGCCTTCTGTACAGGCGGCAACACAAAAGAATATTCAGAATACTACAGCATGAGACCGGAAGAATACGGCTCATACATGGAACTCTTTAACAACATGGTTGACAGCATCCTTATGTGCAAAAAACCGGTCATTTGCCGTGTAAATGGTATGAGAGTTGCCGGCGGTCAGGAAATCGGCCTTGCATGTGATATCGCTATCTCTTCCGAACTTGCCATCTTCGGCCAGGCTGGTCCGAGACACGGTTCAGCACCTGTGGGCGGTTCCTCTGACTTCCTCCCCTGGTTCTTAAGCGCTGAGGATGCAATGTGGAGCTGCGTAAGCTGTGAAATGTTTTCAGCATACAAGATGAAGGCCAAAAACCTCATTTCCAAGGCAATCCCTGTCCTGAAAGACGACAAGGGTGTCTGGGTAAGAAATCCGCAGGTTATCACCGATGTTTACGTAAAAGACGGCGAGATCGTATACGGCGAGAACAAGACAGGTCAGGAAGCAAAGGACGCGCGGGCATGGGTAGGCGAGCAAATTAAAAACAACGCCTATGACTTCTCACTCCTCGATGCAGAGGTTGACAGGGTTATCTGGATTTTCGCAAACCTCTTTCCCGGATGCTTAAATAAGTCCATTGACGGTATCAGACAGAAGAAAAAATTCTTCTGGGATCAGATCAAGAACGATCACAGATACTGGCTGGCAACAAACATGATGGGCGAGGCCTTCCTTGGTTTCGGTGCATTCAACACCAAGAAGATCACCGGCAAAGACACCATCGATTTCATCAAGAACCGTCAGCTCATCGCAAAGGGCGAGCTTGTCAACGAAGCCTTCATGGCAGAAGTTATGGGCAAACCGCAGGCGAAGTAA
- a CDS encoding enoyl-CoA hydratase/isomerase family protein, whose amino-acid sequence MSFNSIVYEKKDKVAKITLNTPPSNWLTINMMKEINEVLVEVKKDQSVQLLVFDHAGEKAFCDGVDVADHTEDKVDEMIDVFHGMFRHMAEMDVITVAVVNGRSLGGGCELSSFCDIVIASEKAKIGQPEIAVGVFPPVAAALFPKIIGLKKTYELLLTGKSLNAKEAEAIGLVNVVLPVENFKAEVDKYLTEYLNKSRPVSIWTKRAIKAGLGLNFTEALKASEIIYLHGCMKTEDAVEGIGAFMDKRKPVWKDK is encoded by the coding sequence ATGAGTTTCAATAGTATAGTTTATGAGAAAAAGGATAAGGTTGCAAAGATAACGCTTAATACACCGCCATCAAACTGGCTTACCATTAACATGATGAAAGAGATCAACGAAGTCCTCGTTGAGGTAAAAAAAGACCAGTCCGTACAACTTCTCGTTTTCGATCATGCAGGAGAGAAGGCATTCTGTGACGGCGTAGATGTTGCAGACCACACAGAAGATAAAGTAGATGAAATGATCGATGTCTTTCACGGGATGTTCAGGCACATGGCAGAGATGGATGTTATTACCGTTGCAGTGGTAAACGGCAGGTCTCTGGGTGGCGGCTGTGAACTCTCAAGTTTCTGCGATATCGTCATCGCCTCTGAAAAGGCAAAAATCGGGCAGCCGGAGATTGCAGTAGGCGTGTTCCCGCCTGTTGCCGCTGCATTATTCCCGAAGATCATCGGCCTCAAAAAAACATATGAGCTTCTCCTTACCGGTAAAAGCCTGAACGCAAAAGAGGCTGAGGCCATCGGTCTTGTGAATGTAGTCCTTCCTGTTGAAAACTTCAAGGCTGAAGTAGATAAATATCTTACCGAATATCTGAACAAGAGCAGACCGGTCAGTATCTGGACAAAACGCGCCATCAAGGCAGGGCTCGGCCTGAATTTCACAGAAGCTCTGAAGGCATCGGAGATCATCTATCTCCATGGATGCATGAAAACAGAAGACGCTGTTGAGGGTATCGGCGCATTTATGGATAAGAGAAAACCTGTCTGGAAGGATAAATAA
- a CDS encoding Xaa-Pro peptidase family protein, which yields MLYASKEEIDNRIYKLKDLMEKASIDGAFFHYKIDYYYLSGTMQDSLLFVPLEGKPVLFIKREISRARRESPLEEIVPVRSIKDILPYIKPVKRIGLQLDVMPYNDVIKFKDLLGKCEFVNVSPLTKELRKIKSPFEIKIMERAAAIQKKVYQQVPEILKEGMTEIELGGLLEAYAKKLGHEGLLRVRSMNYEAYSWHVISGRTGSIVSQSDSPMGGLGLSPAFPVGASMKKIKKGEPILIDFGICYHGYQADQTRMYAIGSMPEPFGGAFEACREIHYRVLDKVLEGMVSNELFEYSKKLAEKLGYGDYYLGYKPHKVRFLAHGIGIELAELPFIAASHTYPIEEGAVFAIEPKMVFPKKGACGIENTVLIENSRYRVLTDNDESIMIL from the coding sequence ATGCTCTACGCATCAAAAGAAGAAATTGATAACAGAATTTACAAATTAAAAGATTTAATGGAAAAGGCCTCTATCGATGGGGCCTTTTTCCACTACAAAATAGACTATTACTACCTCTCGGGCACAATGCAGGATTCACTTCTCTTTGTACCCCTCGAAGGAAAACCGGTTTTGTTTATTAAGAGGGAGATATCAAGGGCACGCAGGGAGTCCCCCCTTGAAGAGATCGTTCCCGTAAGGTCAATAAAGGACATCCTTCCCTACATAAAACCTGTAAAAAGGATTGGGCTACAGCTCGATGTAATGCCCTACAACGATGTGATCAAATTCAAAGACCTGTTGGGTAAATGTGAGTTTGTAAATGTCTCTCCTCTCACAAAGGAACTGAGAAAGATAAAATCACCGTTTGAAATAAAGATTATGGAGCGGGCAGCAGCGATACAAAAAAAGGTCTATCAACAGGTGCCGGAAATACTGAAAGAGGGTATGACAGAGATTGAACTGGGCGGGCTGCTTGAGGCATATGCAAAAAAACTCGGGCACGAAGGTCTGTTGCGTGTCCGTTCTATGAATTATGAAGCATACTCATGGCATGTTATAAGCGGACGCACAGGAAGCATTGTAAGCCAGTCGGATTCCCCCATGGGGGGGCTGGGGCTTTCACCGGCTTTTCCTGTAGGCGCCAGCATGAAGAAGATTAAAAAAGGTGAACCCATTCTTATCGATTTTGGTATCTGCTATCACGGTTATCAGGCTGACCAGACAAGGATGTATGCCATAGGTTCAATGCCTGAGCCTTTCGGTGGAGCCTTTGAGGCTTGCAGAGAAATACACTACCGTGTACTTGATAAGGTGCTTGAAGGCATGGTAAGCAACGAACTTTTCGAATACTCGAAAAAACTCGCAGAAAAGCTTGGTTACGGGGATTATTACCTCGGCTACAAGCCCCACAAGGTGAGGTTTCTCGCTCACGGGATCGGCATTGAGCTGGCAGAACTCCCCTTTATCGCAGCAAGCCACACCTATCCCATAGAAGAAGGGGCAGTTTTTGCCATTGAACCCAAGATGGTCTTTCCCAAAAAAGGCGCTTGCGGCATAGAAAATACGGTTTTGATTGAAAATTCCCGCTACAGGGTGCTTACGGATAATGATGAATCAATTATGATTTTATGA
- a CDS encoding sugar phosphate isomerase/epimerase → MKILFSTGCLYYLPIKEVFLLAAEAGFDGCDLVIDGRFNDAHYIKSVVACLEILPIYSVHAPFAKIDIWKTHKGALIQSVEVAKILGAQLVNFHPPSWFSLELAFLKWFRNINDFQQAFGYDDVYLTIENMPRVGKRLMLAPYVLYNYRDLIAFGMKKNLFFAFDTTHIATCGDDLIVAFLHYFKTERLKNIHISDGQSFKSHLFLGRGDLPIVKLLNTMRRLGYDGMVTLELSPGEFPKTMEWTKKLLKYQAAFLRLHLEKD, encoded by the coding sequence ATGAAAATCCTTTTTTCTACAGGATGTCTTTATTATCTGCCTATAAAAGAAGTTTTTTTGTTAGCAGCAGAAGCAGGTTTTGACGGCTGTGACCTTGTAATTGACGGCAGGTTTAATGATGCGCATTATATTAAATCGGTCGTGGCCTGTCTTGAAATATTGCCTATATACTCCGTACATGCACCTTTTGCAAAAATAGATATTTGGAAAACGCATAAAGGCGCCCTCATACAGAGCGTTGAAGTTGCAAAAATATTGGGTGCACAGTTGGTTAATTTTCACCCGCCCTCATGGTTTTCACTTGAGCTTGCTTTCTTAAAATGGTTTAGAAACATCAATGACTTTCAACAAGCATTTGGTTACGATGATGTATATCTGACCATAGAGAATATGCCTCGTGTCGGGAAAAGGTTGATGCTTGCCCCTTATGTGCTGTATAATTACCGTGACCTGATAGCCTTCGGCATGAAAAAAAACCTCTTTTTTGCCTTCGACACAACACACATAGCAACATGCGGTGATGACCTGATTGTAGCTTTTCTCCATTATTTTAAAACAGAGAGACTAAAAAATATCCATATAAGCGACGGTCAATCCTTTAAAAGCCATCTTTTTCTTGGCAGGGGAGATCTGCCGATTGTAAAATTATTGAATACCATGAGGAGACTGGGCTATGATGGAATGGTAACGCTTGAGCTCTCCCCTGGTGAGTTCCCGAAGACAATGGAGTGGACGAAGAAACTGCTAAAATATCAAGCGGCTTTTTTAAGATTACATTTAGAAAAGGATTAG